One part of the Glycine soja cultivar W05 chromosome 11, ASM419377v2, whole genome shotgun sequence genome encodes these proteins:
- the LOC114374591 gene encoding UPF0051 protein ABCI8, chloroplastic-like has protein sequence MASLLRCNGVFLSPLPPQPRRDPILPKFFLPQSPNPKPSRLLTVRAEVKETSSAAATTTTTTSSDDKIREILRNRDYDKKFGFSVDIESLTIPKGLSKETIRLISSLKEEPQWMLEFRLKAFEKFLSMKEPTWSDNTYPPIDFQNICYYSAPKNKPSLQSLDDADPELLRYFDKLGVPLNEQKRLANVAVDAVLDSVSIATTHRKTLEKAGVIFCSISEAIKEYPDLVRKHLGRVVPSDDNYYAALNAAVFSDGSFCYIPKDTKCPMQISTYFRINALETGQFERTLIVADDRSSVEYLEGCTAPSYDRNQLHAAVVELYCGEGAEIKYSTVQNWYAGDEEGKGGVYNFVTKRGLCAGAGSKISWTQVETGSAITWKYPSVVLEGDGSVGEFYSVALTNNYQQADTGTKMIHKGKNTRSRIISKGISVGHSRNCYRGLVQVLSKAENARNSSQCDSMLIGDNAAANTYPYIQVKNPTARIEHEASTSKIGEDQLFYFQQRGIDYEKAMAAMISGFCRDVFNELPDEFGSEVNQLMSLKLEGSVG, from the exons ATGGCTTCTCTTCTCCGTTGCAACGGAGTCTTCCTCTCCCCCTTACCTCCCCAACCCAGACGCGACCCCATCCTTCCCAAATTCTTTCTCCCCCAATCCCCAAATCCTAAACCGTCACGCCTCCTGACGGTGCGCGCGGAGGTGAAAGAGACCTCCTCCGCcgccgccaccaccaccaccaccacttccTCCGACGACAAGATCCGCGAAATCCTCCGCAACCGCGACTACGACAAGAAATTCGGGTTCAGCGTGGACATCGAGTCTTTGACAATCCCAAAAGGGCTCTCGAAAGAAACCATCCGTCTGATCTCGTCCCTGAAAGAGGAGCCCCAGTGGATGCTCGAATTCCGCCTCAAGGCCTTCGAGAAATTCCTGTCCATGAAGGAACCCACCTGGTCTGATAACACTTACCCCCCCATCGACTTCCAGAACATCTGCTACTACTCCGCTCCCAAGAATAAACCCTCACTCCAATCCCTCGACGACGCCGACCCCGAGCTTCTCCGCTACTTCGACAAGCTCGGTGTCCCTCTCAACGAGCAGAAGCGCCTCGCTAACGTCGCCGTTGACGCTGTCCTCGACAGCGTCTCCATCGCCACCACTCACCGCAAAACCCTAGAAAAAGCCGGCGTCATTTTCTGCTCCATCTCCGAGGCCATTAAGGAGTATCCTGATTTGGTGAGAAAGCATTTGGGAAGAGTTGTCCCCTCCGACGACAACTACTACGCCGCGTTGAACGCCGCCGTCTTCAGCGACGGGTCGTTTTGCTACATTCCGAAGGACACCAAGTGTCCTATGCAGATTTCGACTTACTTCAGAATCAACGCGTTGGAGACAGGGCAGTTTGAGAGGACTTTGATTGTCGCCGATGATCGGAGCTCTGTGGAGTATCTGGAAGGGTGCACTGCGCCTTCCTATGACCGGAATCAGCTCCATGCCGCGGTGGTGGAGTTGTATTGCGGCGAGGGGGCGGAGATTAAGTACTCCACGGTGCAGAATTGGTACGCTGGGGATGAAGAAGGGAAGGGTGGGGTTTACAATTTCGTGACGAAGAGAGGGCTGTGTGCTGGTGCCGGGTCGAAGATATCGTGGACGCAGGTGGAGACGGGTTCGGCGATCACGTGGAAGTACCCGAGCGTTGTGTTGGAGGGAGATGGCAGTGTGGGGGAGTTTTATTCTGTGGCTTTGACGAATAACTATCAACAGGCCGATACAGGGACGAAGATGATACACAAAGGGAAGAACACAAGGAGTAGGATTATATCAAAGGGGATATCGGTGGGGCATTCCAGGAACTGTTATAGAGGGCTGGTTCAGGTTCTGTCCAAGGCCGAGAATGCCCGAAACTCCTCGCAGTGTGACTCTATGCTCATTGGTGACAATGCAGCTGCAAATACCTATCCTTACATTCAG GTGAAAAATCCAACAGCAAGAATCGAACATGAAGCTAGTACGTCCAAAATTGGTGAAGatcaattgttttattttcagcaaaggggaatagactatgaaaaAGCAATGGCTGCTATGATCTCTGGATTTTGCCGTGATGTCTTTAATGAGCTTCCTGATGAATTTGGTTCTGAGGTGAACCAACTCATGAGCTTGAAGCTTGAGGGATCAGTAGGTTAA
- the LOC114373243 gene encoding protein ALP1-like — protein sequence MAKKRKPKKKPHNHNVNQNQNQNQNQNVAALISRVTHAVQSFLSQNDLVLLPSQSLRLESLISSIISHSPSPPLSPPHSDSWFRRFRSVSDSLWLHAFRMSKPSFSHLLHLLSPSLAPSFPHMAPDCVLAAALFRLAHAAPYPAVSRRFAISPPDACRAFFAVCKALADNLGHLFELRTDSERVVVGFGFSSLPNCFGVLGFTRFKIDDSLLGENGALIVQALVDSEGRFLDVSAGWPSTMKPEIFLRESKLYREVEQSKELLNGPSYNLSEGCLIPQYILGDSCFPLLPWLLTPYNRVNEEDSFGSAERAFNCVHGNAMELVGDAFGRLRARWRLLAASRKWKQECVEHLPFVVVACCLLHNFVVKFNEAMPDEGVSKWCVEKEKEKEEELPAFDGVGDESAVRVRDALALHLSRLSLRK from the coding sequence ATGGCCAAAAAGCGCAAGCCCAAGAAGAAACCCCACAATCACAATGTaaatcaaaaccaaaaccaaaatcaaaaccaaaacGTCGCCGCTTTGATTTCGCGAGTAACACATGCAGTACAGTCCTTCCTCTCCCAAAACGACCTCGTTCTCCTACCTTCCCAATCCCTCCGTCTCGAATCCCTAATCTCATCCATCATCTCCCACTCTCCCTCGCCGCCTCTCTCTCCGCCGCACAGCGACTCCTGGTTCCGCCGCTTCCGCTCCGTCTCCGATTCCCTATGGCTCCACGCCTTCCGCATGTCCAAACCCTCCTTCTCCCATCTCCTCCACCTCCTCTCCCCCTCCCTCGCCCCCTCCTTCCCCCACATGGCCCCCGACTGCGTCCTCGCCGCCGCCCTCTTCCGCCTCGCCCACGCCGCCCCCTACCCCGCCGTCTCCCGCCGCTTCGCCATCTCCCCGCCGGACGCCTGCCGCGCCTTCTTCGCCGTCTGCAAGGCCCTCGCCGACAACCTCGGCCACCTCTTCGAGCTCCGCACCGACTCTGAGAGGGTTGTGGTGGGGTTCGGCTTCAGCTCCCTCCCCAACTGTTTCGGGGTTTTAGGGTTCACTAGGTTCAAAATCGACGATTCATTATTGGGTGAAAATGGAGCTTTAATAGTTCAAGCATTGGTGGATTCCGAAGGAAGGTTCCTGGATGTCTCAGCAGGGTGGCCAAGTACAATGAAACCCGAAATTTTTTTACGTGAGAGTAAGCTTTATCGTGAGGTGGAGCAATCCAAGGAATTGTTGAATGGGCCTAGTTATAATCTCAGCGAAGGTTGTTTGATTCCTCAGTATATTCTGGGCGATTCTTGTTTTCCCCTTTTGCCTTGGCTTTTGACGCCTTATAACAGAGTGAATGAGGAAGATAGTTTTGGTTCCGCTGAGAGAGCGTTCAATTGCGTCCATGGGAATGCGATGGAGTTGGTTGGGGATGCGTTCGGGAGGCTTCGTGCCAGGTGGCGGCTTCTTGCGGCTTCGAGGAAGTGGAAGCAAGAGTGTGTTGAGCATTTGCCGTTTGTGGTTGTTGCTTGTTGCTTGTTGCATAATTTTGTTGTCAAGTTCAATGAGGCAATGCCGGATGAAGGGGTGAGTAAGTGGTGCGtggaaaaggagaaggaaaaggAAGAGGAGCTTCCTGCTTTTGATGGAGTGGGGGATGAGAGTGCTGTGAGGGTGAGAGATGCACTTGCTTTGCATTTGAGTAGGTTGAGCTTGAGAAAATGA
- the LOC114377191 gene encoding calcium uptake protein, mitochondrial-like isoform X2, with amino-acid sequence MNSTFTMFSWGRRFQLSLRHSIRPFGSQSQGSTSSSSSSSFSSFGGSRHGDNRVRDFEAFLRSITSGVVVVSSTLGYWYWSSLSSPGANSLQSFADGYANEEDQFQQNDENKPKFLFNDGYRRRVFFNYEKRIRLQSPPEKVFEYFASVRSPSGEIFMTPADLMRAIVPVFPPSESNRVREGFLRGEQVPGELQCEPSQFFMLFDTNNDGLISFAEEIDIQEFKKVMALMRSQNRQGANHRNGRRLGVTASIENGGLVEYFFGKDGNTCLQHERFVQFLRQLHDEILRLEFSHYDYNKKGTISARDFALSLVASADINHINKLLDRVEELNSDQNLRHIRITFKEFQDFAELRKKLKSFSLAIFSYGKVNGVLTKSDFQRAASQVCGVCITDEVVDIIFHVFDANRDGSLSAAEFVRVVQRRESNNSSRHDSFGGLTSCWLNCVKNCSSAQFNFDGIRS; translated from the exons ATGAACTCAACTTTTACGATGTTTTCTTGGGGCAGAAGATTCCAACTCTCTCTACGGCATAGCATAAGGCCGTTTGGCAGCCAATCACAAGGCTCCacgtcatcatcatcttcttcttctttcagcTCCTTTGGTGGGTCCAGGCATGGTGACAATAGGGTCAGAGACTTTGAGGCCTTTCTTAGATCAATCACTTCTGGGGTTGTGGTTGTTAGCTCCACCTTAGGCTATTGGTATTGGTCATCTTTGTCTTCTCCTGGTGCCAATTCTCTTCAGTCATTTGCTGATGGTTATGCTAATGAAGAGGATCAGTTTCAACAAAACGATGAAAACAAACCCAAGTTCCTCTTTAATG ATGGCTATAGAAGAAGAGTATTCTTCAATTATGAAAAACGAATTCGCTTGCAGAGCCCCCCAGAAAAG GTTTTCGAGTACTTTGCATCTGTTCGAAGCCCTAGTGGTGAGATTTTTATGACACCTGCCGATTTGATGCGTGCCATTGTTCCTGTCTTTCCTCCTTCTGAGTCAAACCGTGTTAGAGAGGGTTTTCTAAGAGGGGAGCAGGTTCCTGGCGAGTTGCAGTGCGAACCTTCacaattttttatgctttttgacACTAACAATGATGGACTCATTTCCTTTGCAGA GGAAATAGACATACAAGAATTCAAGAAAGTGATGGCCTTGATGAGATCACAAAACAGACAAGGAGCTAATCACAGAAATGGACGACGCCTTGGCGTTACAGCTTCAATAGAAAATGGGGGTCTCGTGGAGTATTTTTTTGGCAAAGATGGAAATACATGCTTACAACATGAAAGATTTGTTCAATTCTTAAGACAGCTGCATGATGAG ATCTTGAGGTTAGAATTTTCCCATTATGACTACAATAAAAAAGGAACAATTTCAGCCAGAGATTTTGCCCTGTCCTTGGTTGCATCTGCGGACATCAATCACATAAACAAACTATTGGATAGGGTCGAAGAATTAAACAGTGACCAGAACCTAAGACACATAAGAATTACATTCAAGGAGTTTCAAGATTTTGCAGAATTACGCAAGAAATTGAAATCCTTCTCTCTGGCCATATTCAGTTATGGAAAAGTTAATGGAGTAttgacaaaatctgattttcAGAGAGCAGCATCACAA GTGTGTGGTGTTTGCATTACAGATGAAGTGGTTGACATAATCTTTCATGTGTTTGATGCAAATCGTGACGGAAGCTTAAGTGCAGCCGAGTTTGTGAGAGTTGTACAAAGAAGGGAAAGCAACAATTCATCACGTCATGACAGCTTCGGGGGTTTAACATCCTGTtggttgaactgtgtaaaaaacTGTTCATCAGCTCAGTTCAATTTTGATGGAATACGTTCATAA
- the LOC114377191 gene encoding calcium uptake protein, mitochondrial-like isoform X1: MNSTFTMFSWGRRFQLSLRHSIRPFGSQSQGSTSSSSSSSFSSFGGSRHGDNRVRDFEAFLRSITSGVVVVSSTLGYWYWSSLSSPGANSLQSFADGYANEEDQFQQNDENKPKFLFNDGYRRRVFFNYEKRIRLQSPPEKVFEYFASVRSPSGEIFMTPADLMRAIVPVFPPSESNRVREGFLRGEQVPGELQCEPSQFFMLFDTNNDGLISFAEYIFFVTLLSIPESSVSVAFKMFDIDNNGEIDIQEFKKVMALMRSQNRQGANHRNGRRLGVTASIENGGLVEYFFGKDGNTCLQHERFVQFLRQLHDEILRLEFSHYDYNKKGTISARDFALSLVASADINHINKLLDRVEELNSDQNLRHIRITFKEFQDFAELRKKLKSFSLAIFSYGKVNGVLTKSDFQRAASQVCGVCITDEVVDIIFHVFDANRDGSLSAAEFVRVVQRRESNNSSRHDSFGGLTSCWLNCVKNCSSAQFNFDGIRS, translated from the exons ATGAACTCAACTTTTACGATGTTTTCTTGGGGCAGAAGATTCCAACTCTCTCTACGGCATAGCATAAGGCCGTTTGGCAGCCAATCACAAGGCTCCacgtcatcatcatcttcttcttctttcagcTCCTTTGGTGGGTCCAGGCATGGTGACAATAGGGTCAGAGACTTTGAGGCCTTTCTTAGATCAATCACTTCTGGGGTTGTGGTTGTTAGCTCCACCTTAGGCTATTGGTATTGGTCATCTTTGTCTTCTCCTGGTGCCAATTCTCTTCAGTCATTTGCTGATGGTTATGCTAATGAAGAGGATCAGTTTCAACAAAACGATGAAAACAAACCCAAGTTCCTCTTTAATG ATGGCTATAGAAGAAGAGTATTCTTCAATTATGAAAAACGAATTCGCTTGCAGAGCCCCCCAGAAAAG GTTTTCGAGTACTTTGCATCTGTTCGAAGCCCTAGTGGTGAGATTTTTATGACACCTGCCGATTTGATGCGTGCCATTGTTCCTGTCTTTCCTCCTTCTGAGTCAAACCGTGTTAGAGAGGGTTTTCTAAGAGGGGAGCAGGTTCCTGGCGAGTTGCAGTGCGAACCTTCacaattttttatgctttttgacACTAACAATGATGGACTCATTTCCTTTGCAGA GTACATCTTTTTTGTTACTCTCCTCAGTATACCAGAGTCCAGTGTTTCAGTGGCTTTTAAAATGTTTGATATTGACAACAATGG GGAAATAGACATACAAGAATTCAAGAAAGTGATGGCCTTGATGAGATCACAAAACAGACAAGGAGCTAATCACAGAAATGGACGACGCCTTGGCGTTACAGCTTCAATAGAAAATGGGGGTCTCGTGGAGTATTTTTTTGGCAAAGATGGAAATACATGCTTACAACATGAAAGATTTGTTCAATTCTTAAGACAGCTGCATGATGAG ATCTTGAGGTTAGAATTTTCCCATTATGACTACAATAAAAAAGGAACAATTTCAGCCAGAGATTTTGCCCTGTCCTTGGTTGCATCTGCGGACATCAATCACATAAACAAACTATTGGATAGGGTCGAAGAATTAAACAGTGACCAGAACCTAAGACACATAAGAATTACATTCAAGGAGTTTCAAGATTTTGCAGAATTACGCAAGAAATTGAAATCCTTCTCTCTGGCCATATTCAGTTATGGAAAAGTTAATGGAGTAttgacaaaatctgattttcAGAGAGCAGCATCACAA GTGTGTGGTGTTTGCATTACAGATGAAGTGGTTGACATAATCTTTCATGTGTTTGATGCAAATCGTGACGGAAGCTTAAGTGCAGCCGAGTTTGTGAGAGTTGTACAAAGAAGGGAAAGCAACAATTCATCACGTCATGACAGCTTCGGGGGTTTAACATCCTGTtggttgaactgtgtaaaaaacTGTTCATCAGCTCAGTTCAATTTTGATGGAATACGTTCATAA
- the LOC114375999 gene encoding uncharacterized protein LOC114375999 has product MDWFSWLSRTTLEPSLIYDYGLTFARNELQLEDARYFNHEFLQSMGISIAKHRLEILKLVKKQEGGATARPNKKLSGVIKKCLRKCMNKFVSREDHHHHHAVKHVPCSMVPVSVPPPPPPPEISWYHQGKLKGSLVRKQQGSEELKEEEKEKPLPVPPMYRSRTIALSGPLEYGSRMHHEKMAQNRALKLSGPLDGRMHERMMMNSTNSRSPLMPRPLDARFVATTRSPRVSGPLDPRVMVENRSPRLTRPSNATRAETQSPMGYSPYNKPKADFDFDDDDHTLWPSLFQDLKPT; this is encoded by the coding sequence atgGACTGGTTCTCTTGGCTATCCAGAACCACTCTTGAGCCTTCCTTAATCTACGACTATGGCCTCACCTTTGCCCGCAACGAGCTCCAATTGGAAGATGCTCGCTACTTCAACCACGAGTTTCTTCAGAGCATGGGAATCTCAATTGCCAAGCACAGGCTAGAGATTCTCAAGCTTGTGAAGAAACAAGAAGGAGGAGCAACAGCACGGCCCAATAAGAAGCTCTCTGGGGTCATCAAGAAGTGCCTAAGGAAGTGCATGAACAAGTTTGTTTCTCGTgaagatcatcatcatcatcatgcagTGAAACACGTGCCATGCTCCATGGTGCCTGTGTCagtgccaccaccaccaccacccccTGAGATTAGTTGGTATCACCAAGGGAAATTGAAAGGGTCACTTGTGAGGAAGCAACAAGGGAGTGAGGAActtaaggaagaagaaaaagaaaagccttTACCTGTGCCACCCATGTACAGAAGCAGGACCATAGCACTATCAGGACCTTTGGAATATGGTAGTAGAATGCATCATGAGAAAATGGCCCAGAACAGGGCCTTGAAGCTATCTGGGCCACTTGATGGAAGAATGCATGAGAGAATGATGATGAACAGTACTAATAGTAGAAGCCCTTTGATGCCTAGGCCTTTGGATGCAAGATTTGTGGCCACAACAAGGAGTCCAAGAGTGTCTGGGCCTCTGGATCCAAGAGTGATGGTTGAGAATAGAAGCCCGAGACTGACACGGCCTTCGAATGCAACTAGGGCTGAAACTCAGAGCCCAATGGGTTATAGTCCTTATAACAAGCCCAAagctgattttgattttgatgatgatgatcacaCACTCTGGCCTTCACTGTTTCAAGATCTCAAACCaacttga